In the genome of Enterococcus hirae ATCC 9790, one region contains:
- a CDS encoding Cof-type HAD-IIB family hydrolase, with the protein MKLAAIDLDGTLLDRNGKIPKENIEALQNFDRHGGIVTIATGRNSISAKDVFEELGIGGYLISSNGSFVAKMMKGEILHVLKRSKIELATLKRAFFLAQEAKISIIASRETQDDQLTFDESNLVKDDPYYQHFNLQNQTFAEITKLLEDPSVSYLKLALTDKDESKLQKLQQDLKSEGIDSVFSDPHFLEITPKNVTKAHSLIFLAETLEIDPHEIVAFGDQENDIAMLKVSGTSIAMGNAQKQVKNIADEVTKTNEEAGVAYIINNYY; encoded by the coding sequence ATGAAATTAGCAGCAATTGATTTAGATGGTACTTTACTCGATCGGAATGGAAAGATACCAAAAGAAAACATCGAGGCACTTCAAAACTTTGATCGACATGGTGGGATCGTCACGATTGCGACTGGTAGAAATAGCATCTCTGCTAAAGATGTATTTGAAGAACTTGGGATCGGCGGCTATTTGATTTCATCTAATGGTTCTTTCGTGGCAAAGATGATGAAAGGCGAGATCCTTCACGTATTGAAACGTTCTAAAATTGAGCTTGCTACCCTTAAACGGGCCTTCTTCTTAGCACAAGAGGCAAAAATATCAATTATTGCTAGTCGAGAAACTCAAGATGATCAATTAACCTTTGATGAGTCAAATTTGGTGAAAGATGATCCCTACTACCAACATTTCAATTTACAAAATCAGACATTTGCTGAAATCACTAAGTTATTAGAAGATCCATCTGTCAGCTATTTAAAATTGGCATTAACAGATAAAGATGAATCAAAATTGCAAAAACTGCAACAAGATTTAAAAAGTGAAGGGATTGATTCCGTCTTTTCAGACCCCCATTTTTTGGAAATCACACCTAAAAATGTAACAAAGGCTCACTCATTAATCTTTTTAGCTGAGACCTTGGAAATCGATCCTCATGAGATCGTTGCCTTTGGTGATCAGGAAAATGATATTGCGATGCTAAAAGTCAGTGGAACAAGTATTGCGATGGGAAATGCACAGAAACAGGTAAAAAATATTGCGGATGAAGTAACCAAAACAAATGAAGAAGCTGGTGTAGCGTATATTATCAACAATTATTATTAA
- a CDS encoding glycosyltransferase family 8 protein gives MEMKQGIVPVVTASDENYAPYLSVMIATVLENSTKTRHIYFYVIDDGISEYSKEGLRQTVKKHSDNATIQFLTVDKDVYEDFLVSDHITTTAYLRISLPKILAKYDYKKVLYLDSDILVLDDIVHLYDQPLNGKTIGAVIDPGQTKALKRLGIESDAYYFNSGVMVIDIDRWNEKMITEKTINYLKENGDRIIYHDQDALNAVLYEDWEQLEPKWNMQTSLIFERHPAPDAAYEKLYKAGNESPSIVHFTGHDKPWNTLKDHPYTNVYLKKLAHSVLKKVGEVNE, from the coding sequence ATGGAGATGAAACAAGGTATCGTTCCGGTAGTAACTGCTTCAGATGAAAATTACGCTCCTTACTTAAGCGTGATGATTGCCACTGTACTGGAAAACTCCACTAAAACAAGACACATTTATTTTTATGTCATTGACGACGGTATTTCTGAATATAGCAAAGAAGGACTTAGACAAACGGTTAAAAAACATTCAGACAATGCAACGATTCAATTTTTAACAGTTGATAAAGATGTCTACGAAGATTTCCTAGTAAGTGACCATATTACTACTACAGCATACTTAAGAATATCTTTACCTAAGATCTTAGCTAAATACGACTATAAAAAAGTGCTTTATTTAGATTCAGATATTTTAGTACTGGATGACATCGTTCATTTATATGATCAACCATTAAATGGTAAAACGATTGGAGCTGTCATCGATCCAGGTCAAACGAAAGCTTTGAAACGGTTAGGAATTGAATCAGATGCTTATTATTTTAATTCTGGCGTGATGGTTATCGACATTGATCGTTGGAATGAAAAAATGATCACTGAAAAAACAATCAATTATTTAAAAGAAAATGGTGATCGAATTATTTACCATGATCAAGATGCTTTAAATGCAGTTCTTTATGAAGACTGGGAGCAATTAGAACCAAAATGGAATATGCAGACTTCCTTGATTTTTGAACGTCATCCTGCTCCAGATGCTGCGTATGAAAAATTATACAAAGCAGGAAATGAATCGCCGTCGATCGTTCATTTCACAGGGCATGACAAACCATGGAATACGTTAAAAGATCATCCATATACAAATGTCTATTTAAAAAAATTAGCGCATAGCGTTTTAAAGAAAGTGGGAGAGGTAAATGAATAG
- a CDS encoding glycosyltransferase family 8 protein, with product MNRRKEIAIVSSCNTKFVPHLAALFVSVLENSDPKVFVRFYVIDDNIDNESKQLLRFSVKNSRMNTEVEFLKINKKFFENVVTSDRIPETAYYRIAIPELFRGKNVERLLYMDCDMITVKDVTPLWDLEFNGAILAAVEDAGFHQRLEKMEIPAKSTRYFNSGLMLINVEKWLEQDITKKVLTFIEENPEKLRFHDQDALNAILHDRWIPLHPKWNAQGYIMAKAKQHPTPQGEKEYEETRKDPSIIHFSGHVKPWSKDFEGPTKKYYDKYANMTAFRCVAKFPKYPLYARINRNTEVSR from the coding sequence ATGAATAGAAGAAAAGAAATCGCAATCGTATCAAGTTGTAATACCAAATTTGTGCCTCATCTAGCGGCGCTGTTCGTTTCAGTATTAGAAAATAGTGATCCAAAAGTTTTTGTACGATTTTATGTCATTGATGACAACATTGATAATGAAAGCAAACAATTATTACGTTTCTCTGTTAAGAATTCTCGTATGAATACAGAGGTGGAATTCTTGAAGATCAACAAAAAATTCTTTGAAAATGTAGTAACAAGTGATCGTATTCCGGAAACTGCTTACTATCGTATTGCTATTCCTGAGTTATTTAGAGGAAAAAATGTCGAACGTCTTTTATATATGGACTGTGACATGATTACCGTAAAAGATGTTACACCATTATGGGATCTTGAATTTAACGGTGCGATCTTGGCCGCCGTAGAAGATGCTGGTTTCCACCAACGATTAGAAAAAATGGAGATCCCAGCAAAATCAACACGCTACTTTAATTCTGGATTGATGCTCATCAATGTTGAAAAATGGTTAGAACAAGACATTACTAAAAAAGTTCTAACATTCATTGAAGAAAATCCTGAAAAATTACGTTTCCACGATCAAGATGCGTTAAATGCAATTTTACATGATCGTTGGATTCCATTACATCCAAAATGGAATGCTCAAGGGTATATCATGGCAAAAGCGAAGCAACATCCAACGCCACAAGGAGAAAAGGAATACGAAGAAACACGTAAAGATCCATCGATCATCCACTTCTCTGGTCATGTTAAACCATGGAGTAAAGATTTTGAAGGGCCAACTAAAAAATACTACGATAAATATGCAAACATGACAGCTTTCCGTTGTGTCGCAAAATTTCCTAAATATCCACTTTATGCCAGAATCAATCGTAACACAGAAGTGAGCCGCTGA
- a CDS encoding iron-sulfur cluster biosynthesis family protein: MEITMTKHAMEALTKKVGKDSKIALALIDSSDPFLRDKGACAKGSFFQIIPFFVEFGKYVNKIEHPTLEIYTSKLEQSYLGRHLNLAYDHQLNSFSLENEIVVLDRNIKLSNCFFS; encoded by the coding sequence ATGGAAATCACGATGACAAAACATGCGATGGAGGCATTGACAAAAAAAGTAGGAAAAGATTCAAAAATTGCTTTGGCATTGATTGATTCTTCAGATCCGTTTTTAAGAGATAAAGGGGCTTGTGCAAAAGGCAGTTTTTTCCAGATTATTCCTTTCTTTGTAGAATTTGGGAAATACGTCAATAAAATCGAACATCCCACTCTGGAAATCTACACATCTAAATTAGAGCAATCTTATTTAGGTAGACATTTGAATCTTGCATATGACCACCAATTAAACAGTTTCTCTTTAGAAAATGAGATTGTTGTCTTGGATCGTAACATTAAATTAAGCAACTGTTTCTTTAGCTAA
- a CDS encoding magnesium transporter CorA family protein, translating into MLDYYFIGKEKVITTDKNNYNWLVIDSSDTKEIEQVIEKYRLPKDIFVGTSLPEEVSRIEELVGTNLNHPISLVLLNLSNQEQKIENRLMPISFIYSDELLISCIDKKTDFFDRVLAKHGNKINSFETLIAYSVLNIYTHYVKELTEMKKRIDSLDQEARKTTENEELYKQADLERDIVYIDHTLRDQKETLDTLWQSEDFVEKLADARLLYDIQLRQRQTEKMILIYRDLLESIGDLFNGMMDNHLNHLMKYLDSAALVISVPALIAGIWGMNTGGLPGKSSGLAFLLVIFGSIVVAGAVGYHLYRKDYTK; encoded by the coding sequence ATGCTGGACTATTACTTTATTGGAAAAGAGAAAGTAATAACGACAGACAAAAACAACTATAATTGGCTCGTGATCGACAGTAGTGACACTAAGGAAATCGAACAGGTGATTGAAAAGTATCGTTTACCAAAAGATATCTTTGTTGGAACTTCTCTACCAGAAGAAGTTTCAAGAATTGAAGAGCTTGTGGGGACGAATTTGAACCATCCGATTTCCTTAGTGCTACTGAATTTGTCCAACCAGGAGCAGAAAATCGAGAATCGATTAATGCCTATTTCGTTTATTTATTCGGATGAGTTATTGATTAGTTGTATCGATAAAAAAACGGACTTTTTTGATCGAGTATTAGCAAAACATGGGAATAAGATCAATTCTTTTGAAACACTTATTGCATATTCTGTCTTGAACATCTATACCCATTACGTGAAAGAACTAACAGAAATGAAAAAGAGGATTGATTCCCTCGATCAAGAAGCGCGTAAAACGACGGAAAACGAAGAACTATATAAGCAAGCGGATTTAGAACGGGACATTGTTTATATTGACCATACGTTGAGAGATCAAAAAGAGACTTTAGATACCTTATGGCAATCAGAAGATTTTGTTGAGAAATTAGCTGATGCTCGTCTACTTTATGACATCCAATTGAGACAAAGACAAACAGAAAAAATGATTTTGATCTATCGTGACTTGTTAGAAAGTATTGGGGATCTTTTTAATGGAATGATGGACAATCATTTGAATCATTTAATGAAATATCTTGATTCGGCGGCATTAGTGATCTCTGTTCCAGCATTGATTGCAGGGATTTGGGGGATGAATACTGGCGGATTACCTGGTAAAAGCTCTGGCTTAGCCTTTTTATTAGTTATCTTTGGCTCGATCGTTGTTGCAGGAGCTGTAGGCTACCATCTTTACCGAAAAGATTATACAAAATAA
- a CDS encoding SDR family oxidoreductase — MTEPKLIDPRKLYHTEEFPKQDQDTPALQKEMQPVPDCGEESYEGSNQLENRRVLITGGDSGIGRAAAIAFAREGADIGLHFFPGEEEDAKQVASYIEKAGRKVVLLPYDLRDETAPKEIVEKVVSELGGLDTLVLNAGQQISCPAIEEIPLEQVKDTFMVNILAMFAIVKEAVPHIPAGGAIINTTSVQAFNPSEHLLDYASTKAAIANFTIGLAKQLAPKGIRVNGVAPGPIWTPLQLDEGQPEDSIPEFGQQSLLERAGQPVELAPVYVFLASNKASYVTAQIYGVTGGEAINL; from the coding sequence ATGACAGAACCAAAATTAATTGATCCACGTAAACTTTACCATACTGAGGAATTTCCTAAACAAGACCAGGATACACCAGCATTACAAAAAGAAATGCAACCAGTTCCTGACTGTGGAGAAGAATCTTATGAAGGATCAAATCAACTAGAAAATCGCCGTGTTCTGATTACTGGGGGAGACTCAGGGATCGGGCGCGCGGCAGCTATTGCTTTTGCAAGAGAAGGGGCAGATATCGGCTTGCACTTTTTCCCAGGAGAAGAAGAAGATGCCAAACAAGTAGCTTCCTATATTGAAAAAGCAGGACGAAAAGTTGTCTTACTACCATATGATCTTAGAGACGAAACAGCGCCTAAAGAAATCGTTGAAAAAGTTGTCAGTGAATTAGGTGGCTTAGATACATTAGTATTAAATGCGGGACAACAAATCTCTTGCCCGGCTATTGAAGAAATTCCATTAGAACAAGTGAAAGATACCTTCATGGTGAATATCTTAGCGATGTTTGCGATTGTTAAAGAGGCGGTTCCGCATATTCCAGCAGGAGGGGCAATTATCAACACTACTTCTGTTCAAGCGTTCAATCCAAGTGAACATCTTTTAGATTACGCTTCCACGAAAGCAGCTATTGCAAACTTTACAATTGGCTTAGCAAAACAATTAGCACCAAAAGGCATTCGTGTTAATGGAGTAGCTCCTGGTCCTATTTGGACACCACTACAGTTAGACGAAGGACAACCGGAAGATTCTATTCCTGAATTTGGCCAACAAAGCTTGCTTGAACGTGCCGGCCAACCAGTAGAATTAGCTCCAGTTTACGTTTTCTTAGCTTCAAATAAAGCGAGCTACGTTACTGCACAAATTTATGGTGTAACTGGTGGGGAAGCTATCAACTTATAA
- the amaP gene encoding alkaline shock response membrane anchor protein AmaP — MNKGTKTIGVIFSLLLLSILLFVVLISAVYPLPLMLERFRFFTITNYYMQQYIFWVAVGLAILLIIALLIVIFYPKTIGTFLLKKGDGELTLDKKAIEGMVRSHLNEDEFIHSPKVNIKATKNKIAVTVKGELKRTSSLIGKTRILMDEIEKEVKQLLGTDEQVKVSVKYTGYQAPTNKYQTNEHARVE, encoded by the coding sequence ATGAATAAAGGGACTAAAACAATTGGTGTCATTTTTTCTCTGCTACTTTTGTCTATTCTACTATTTGTCGTCTTGATCAGTGCGGTCTATCCTTTACCATTGATGCTTGAACGATTCCGTTTCTTTACAATAACGAATTACTATATGCAGCAATATATTTTTTGGGTAGCAGTCGGCTTAGCGATTCTACTAATTATTGCATTATTGATCGTCATTTTTTATCCGAAAACGATTGGAACCTTCTTATTGAAAAAAGGGGACGGCGAATTAACGTTAGATAAAAAAGCGATTGAAGGTATGGTTCGTTCACACTTAAATGAAGATGAATTCATTCACTCACCTAAGGTTAATATCAAAGCCACAAAAAATAAGATCGCAGTTACAGTTAAAGGTGAATTAAAACGGACTTCTTCATTGATCGGGAAAACAAGAATATTGATGGATGAAATCGAAAAAGAAGTGAAACAGTTACTCGGCACAGATGAGCAAGTAAAAGTGTCGGTGAAGTATACAGGTTACCAAGCACCTACCAATAAATATCAAACAAACGAACACGCTCGTGTGGAATAA
- a CDS encoding DUF2273 domain-containing protein, translated as MNELFAAYKLPIICGAIGLILAVLLITVGFFKTLLLILMAIIGVAVGMYLKQTKIFDHKS; from the coding sequence ATGAATGAACTTTTTGCTGCTTATAAGCTTCCGATCATTTGCGGGGCAATTGGGTTGATTCTCGCCGTACTATTGATTACAGTGGGATTCTTTAAAACCTTGTTGCTGATCCTTATGGCGATCATTGGCGTGGCGGTCGGAATGTATTTAAAACAAACAAAAATTTTTGATCATAAATCTTAG
- a CDS encoding Asp23/Gls24 family envelope stress response protein, which produces MTTKQTTKTNNQNKPVSAHPDPTTPNNANGVHDAKDKTAPVSAHPDPVVPNVENKVAHDKKENEGQSGQQGKHENSSKPQEHYGDQPKPPMPGHTPPKPEAPAKDPKNTTENGESMNGDVTYEDKVIQKIIGISLEKVDGLLTADGGFFSNVAEKLVNTDNVTAGIDTEVGKKQVAVDLKIVVEYGKDIEEIYQQIKKIIAKEVHEMTHLDVIEVNVDVVDIKTKEEYEANSETVQDKLTNAAKATGEFASEQTEKAKSAIEQQKENNQ; this is translated from the coding sequence ATAACAACAAAACAAACAACCAAAACAAACAACCAAAACAAACCAGTATCTGCACATCCAGATCCAACGACACCGAACAATGCAAATGGTGTTCATGATGCTAAAGATAAAACAGCACCCGTTTCAGCACATCCAGATCCGGTTGTACCCAACGTTGAAAACAAAGTGGCTCATGATAAAAAAGAAAACGAAGGACAATCAGGACAACAAGGGAAACATGAAAATTCTAGTAAACCACAAGAACATTATGGAGATCAGCCAAAACCTCCAATGCCAGGGCATACACCACCTAAGCCAGAAGCCCCAGCAAAAGATCCAAAAAACACAACGGAAAACGGTGAATCTATGAATGGTGATGTGACATATGAAGATAAGGTCATTCAAAAAATCATAGGCATCTCCTTAGAAAAAGTGGATGGATTATTAACAGCTGATGGTGGCTTCTTCTCTAACGTGGCAGAAAAATTAGTCAACACTGATAATGTAACAGCCGGTATTGACACGGAAGTTGGGAAAAAACAAGTCGCTGTTGATCTTAAGATCGTTGTTGAATACGGCAAAGACATCGAAGAAATTTACCAACAAATCAAAAAAATCATTGCCAAAGAAGTTCATGAAATGACACATCTAGATGTCATTGAAGTCAATGTCGATGTTGTCGACATTAAGACAAAAGAAGAATATGAAGCAAACAGTGAAACAGTTCAAGATAAATTGACAAATGCGGCAAAAGCCACAGGAGAATTTGCATCTGAACAAACGGAAAAAGCCAAATCAGCAATTGAGCAACAAAAAGAAAATAACCAATAA
- a CDS encoding wall-associated protein, with product MIDNSTDDFKVGDTITYKIPGVFLGGNTNGAEIISSEFSDFWENWENSSNYRVTLLNILRGTYALFYVTSESESGNWQMKITTSDQANGLYYVAPSDNNLYVTFTRLKVAIPQKEVFKVSKFPYSNINHDYGVAYTTRYVPMTFNVDFPKSKGTLKAEVKDGPHVVEEKSSPKPEDYVEVKDSLGKVTYTWITKPDTNKLGNQNVKVLVEDETGRSKELTFTMTVKSLLTVKKEAGEIYQYSLLPDVNDYFEVTTEGSYTLQWSNNPNTMTAGIHKWEATVRTSDNREITKSITMRVLPHPELQLKLKPIEDRTVTLVESSDTLANTFKNYIEEATLLGEPVAIDDLEFVANESSKTEFQSVGTHEVRITVQAKHPNSNVMIKGSGTTTVNVLWGNTILIRSVDGYSAGAFALDGSNSNNAPATLSIRQGIASPLNEGVGDMTDPFGLYYRLEILRNGNEIYKQEVPKRATLQEIMNDYGDANNNTTVQMNDIIQITYPSKTPNASVVMIKEKENDFTYGTEIARYRVTPYGFDPAPVMTAESAEKAFVLGEDVKQTNLNELVKNVRINGGVADNEFYTVEPLDEFDTSTIGKRNTRVKVTTKDKLASEIIEISYQVKWGDTFVIKGLKEATVGAFSLLKNQNQWQIQASQGVDGTNLNDPVDNYFGRDTYYSIEVLQGATSKFRYEVAGNQSIRESIQGFNNGQPLTVSNGDVIKVYHADPLGKNLLMKDELVKDYTIGSNYAYYEVTDHGLEPILAVAADSMAQEFILGEDSSNVDGAKLINSITINGTAVGSNQYTVKQMSDFDTSVAGSQTINVRIDTKDGLVSKEIEVPYEVKWNDTILMKAQNGQSAGAFSLHSGTSSTNRVLVLNQGLKTDLNAPISTDSSLYYSIEVLRDGRSVYLQEVPGRASLQQVMDNFGTKQTLNVQAGDVVKMYHPQRSEGSSVLMVDEMEEDYTYGSQYAYYRVTSYGFEPMSVIEAVGSNKAFSLKENTKTTDLSQLLAQVSINGEIVTNEDYTVEKLSELDTATVGKKEVRLKLRTADETADIELDVPYEVVWGSTFLLKGLDDQNVGAYSIVEQDGEWTIQAGKGDDSTVLTNHVNNIFGRDIYYRIEVVASSENQPKEGSGVTVENIMGLDPTTRLSEQIKYQYDVTGNMTVGQAINGFNNGQPLSIEEGDIVKVYHAEAKNNLLMRDDLTKNYTAGSNYAYYQVANQEFEPITEIKAETISQELTLGEDASDIDGMDLIKNVTFIGQKLDTTLYDVEQVSDFDTNTAGAKMLTVKLSTADGVTSTDVEVPYEVKWGSTIQLKNKKVKPLVLSA from the coding sequence ATGATAGATAATTCGACAGATGATTTTAAAGTAGGCGATACAATTACTTATAAAATTCCTGGCGTCTTTCTAGGTGGGAATACGAATGGAGCTGAAATCATTTCTAGTGAGTTCAGTGATTTCTGGGAGAACTGGGAAAACTCTAGTAATTATAGAGTCACTCTTCTAAATATTTTAAGAGGTACATATGCCTTGTTTTATGTTACTAGTGAATCAGAAAGTGGAAATTGGCAAATGAAAATTACAACGTCTGATCAAGCTAATGGACTTTATTATGTAGCACCTTCAGATAATAATTTATATGTTACCTTTACGCGACTAAAAGTAGCTATTCCTCAAAAAGAAGTATTCAAAGTAAGTAAGTTCCCTTATAGTAATATCAATCATGATTATGGGGTAGCTTATACTACTCGTTATGTTCCGATGACGTTTAACGTTGATTTTCCTAAAAGTAAAGGAACGCTTAAGGCAGAGGTAAAAGATGGTCCTCATGTGGTCGAAGAAAAGAGCTCTCCTAAACCAGAAGATTATGTAGAGGTGAAAGATAGCCTTGGAAAAGTGACTTATACATGGATAACAAAACCAGATACAAATAAACTAGGAAATCAAAACGTTAAAGTATTAGTGGAAGATGAAACAGGTCGGTCAAAAGAACTAACATTTACGATGACAGTTAAATCTCTGCTCACAGTAAAAAAGGAAGCAGGTGAAATCTATCAATATTCTCTTTTGCCAGATGTCAATGATTATTTTGAGGTAACCACGGAAGGATCCTATACGCTTCAATGGTCTAATAACCCAAATACAATGACAGCAGGAATACATAAGTGGGAAGCTACAGTAAGAACCTCTGATAACCGAGAAATAACGAAATCAATAACCATGAGAGTGCTGCCACATCCTGAGTTACAACTAAAATTAAAACCGATTGAGGATCGTACCGTAACCTTGGTGGAGTCGTCTGATACGTTAGCCAATACGTTTAAAAACTATATTGAAGAGGCAACACTGTTAGGGGAACCTGTAGCGATTGATGATCTTGAGTTTGTTGCGAACGAATCGTCCAAGACTGAATTTCAATCGGTTGGTACCCATGAAGTACGCATCACTGTGCAAGCGAAGCATCCTAATTCTAATGTTATGATTAAAGGATCTGGAACTACTACCGTGAACGTACTATGGGGTAATACCATCTTAATACGTTCGGTTGATGGCTATTCCGCCGGAGCTTTTGCGTTAGATGGTAGCAATTCTAATAATGCCCCAGCTACGCTATCGATTCGTCAGGGCATTGCGTCTCCTTTAAATGAAGGAGTTGGCGATATGACCGATCCATTTGGTCTTTATTATCGTTTGGAAATCTTGCGTAATGGCAATGAAATTTACAAACAAGAGGTGCCGAAACGTGCCACGTTACAAGAAATCATGAATGATTATGGAGATGCTAATAACAACACTACGGTACAAATGAATGATATTATCCAAATCACATATCCAAGCAAGACACCTAATGCTTCGGTTGTGATGATTAAGGAAAAAGAAAATGATTTTACGTATGGTACGGAGATCGCTCGTTACCGCGTGACTCCTTATGGGTTTGATCCAGCACCTGTCATGACGGCAGAAAGTGCGGAAAAAGCGTTCGTTTTAGGCGAAGACGTGAAGCAAACGAATTTGAATGAACTAGTAAAAAATGTGCGGATCAACGGTGGGGTAGCGGACAATGAATTTTATACAGTAGAACCTCTTGATGAGTTTGATACCAGCACGATCGGTAAACGAAATACGCGGGTCAAAGTCACGACAAAAGATAAACTGGCTTCTGAAATCATTGAGATTTCTTACCAAGTGAAGTGGGGAGACACTTTTGTTATTAAAGGTTTGAAAGAGGCGACAGTTGGTGCGTTTAGTTTATTGAAGAATCAAAATCAATGGCAAATCCAAGCTTCTCAAGGAGTGGACGGCACAAACTTAAATGATCCGGTGGATAATTATTTTGGGCGTGATACCTACTATTCTATCGAAGTTTTACAAGGAGCTACCAGCAAGTTCCGTTATGAAGTGGCAGGTAATCAGTCGATTCGTGAATCCATTCAGGGATTCAATAATGGGCAACCGTTGACGGTCAGTAATGGCGACGTGATCAAAGTGTATCATGCCGATCCTCTTGGGAAAAATCTTTTAATGAAAGATGAATTAGTCAAGGACTATACGATTGGTTCCAATTATGCCTATTATGAAGTCACTGACCATGGCTTGGAACCGATTTTAGCGGTTGCGGCTGATTCGATGGCTCAAGAATTTATCTTAGGTGAAGATAGTAGTAACGTTGATGGTGCGAAGTTGATCAATAGCATTACGATTAATGGAACGGCAGTGGGAAGTAATCAATATACAGTCAAACAAATGAGTGATTTTGATACTTCGGTGGCAGGATCACAAACGATCAACGTGCGTATTGATACGAAAGATGGACTCGTTTCAAAAGAAATCGAGGTTCCTTATGAAGTTAAATGGAACGATACGATTTTGATGAAAGCTCAAAATGGTCAATCAGCCGGAGCCTTTTCATTACATTCTGGGACTTCCAGTACGAATCGTGTATTAGTCTTAAACCAAGGATTAAAAACCGATCTCAATGCGCCGATTAGTACCGATTCTTCACTTTATTATTCCATTGAAGTATTGCGAGATGGTCGTTCTGTTTATCTACAAGAGGTACCGGGACGTGCTTCTCTCCAACAGGTAATGGACAATTTCGGGACGAAACAAACGTTAAATGTCCAAGCTGGTGATGTCGTTAAAATGTATCATCCACAACGTTCAGAAGGTAGTTCAGTGTTAATGGTAGATGAAATGGAAGAAGATTATACCTATGGCTCTCAATATGCCTACTATCGAGTAACCTCCTATGGTTTTGAGCCGATGTCAGTGATTGAAGCTGTTGGCTCCAACAAAGCATTCTCATTAAAGGAGAATACTAAAACGACGGACTTGAGTCAGTTGTTAGCACAAGTATCGATCAACGGCGAAATCGTTACGAATGAAGACTATACAGTGGAGAAACTTTCTGAATTAGATACCGCAACTGTGGGCAAAAAGGAAGTCAGATTAAAACTGAGGACAGCGGATGAGACAGCAGATATCGAATTGGATGTTCCTTACGAAGTGGTTTGGGGAAGTACCTTCTTGCTTAAAGGGTTAGATGACCAGAATGTGGGCGCTTATAGTATTGTGGAACAAGACGGAGAGTGGACGATCCAAGCTGGCAAAGGGGATGATTCCACCGTCTTAACCAATCATGTGAATAACATTTTTGGTCGCGATATTTACTATCGGATCGAGGTAGTAGCAAGTTCAGAAAATCAACCGAAGGAAGGTTCTGGTGTAACCGTTGAAAATATTATGGGCTTAGATCCGACGACTCGATTATCGGAACAAATAAAATACCAGTATGATGTGACTGGAAACATGACTGTGGGTCAGGCCATTAACGGGTTTAATAATGGACAGCCGTTGTCAATTGAAGAAGGGGATATCGTAAAAGTTTATCATGCAGAGGCGAAGAATAATTTATTGATGCGAGATGACTTGACGAAAAATTATACAGCGGGTTCAAATTATGCCTATTATCAAGTAGCCAATCAAGAATTTGAACCGATCACTGAGATCAAAGCTGAAACAATTTCACAAGAATTGACATTAGGCGAAGATGCCAGTGATATTGATGGAATGGATTTGATCAAAAATGTTACTTTCATTGGTCAAAAATTAGATACGACATTATATGATGTTGAACAAGTTTCTGACTTTGATACGAATACCGCTGGAGCGAAGATGTTAACGGTGAAATTGTCTACCGCAGATGGTGTCACTTCTACGGATGTGGAAGTACCTTACGAAGTCAAATGGGGGAGTACGATCCAGCTCAAAAATAAAAAGGTGAAACCGTTGGTACTTTCGGCTTAA